In Cheilinus undulatus linkage group 16, ASM1832078v1, whole genome shotgun sequence, one DNA window encodes the following:
- the LOC121523819 gene encoding zinc finger protein OZF-like — protein sequence MFGEGGKTIKCLSAEQTTRLSENGASVCLDGSVLTELACKLTTVSMEELKKNIHGEIQEVVVKDEEIFCEHQERNTSLDQEEPSEAAQIKEEQEELWISQEREQLQGAEEEDINVFTFSPVAVKTEEADGEKPQTSQLYENQSRDSRDREFLKTEADGEGWKASSADRDFKADSYLHPVTPGETLDLSESDTDDSADFEESDEPQEGLNHLQTKDGSVGDLKLYTGNASDNSECAPDFDQKTQQKQHQGDNLLGCSFCGKTYLCKKNLKHHMLRHSAEKRFSCSVCQKSFLWKVEMVRHMRVHTGEKPLSCSVCGKSFSCHGNLKIHSTTHTGEKPFSCSFCGKSFSQHVSLRNHSVIHTGEKPFSCSVCGKGFSQHSSLKRHSVVHTGEKQFSCTVCGKSFSQHESLRKHSVIHTGEKPFSCSVCGKSFSQNGSLTLHSLVHTGEKPFSCSVCGRSFSQNGSLKRHSVVHTRETV from the exons ATGTTCGGAGAAGGAGGGAAGACTATCAAGTGTCTCAGTGCGGAACAAACCACAAGACTGTCAGAAAACGGAGCTTCAGTGTGTTTGGACGGAAGCGTGCTAACGGAGCTAGCCTGCAAGCTAACAACAGTTAGCATGGAGGAACTGAAGAAAAACATCCACGGAG AAATCCAGGAGGTGGTGgtgaaagatgaagagattttCTGTGAGCATCAGGAGAGGAACACCAGTCTGGACCAAGAGGAGCCATCAGAAGCAGCACAGattaaagaggagcaggaggaacTGTGGATCAGTCAGGAGAGAGAACAGCTtcaaggagcagaggaggaggatatTAATGTGTTCACATTTAGTCCTGTTGCTGTGAAGACTGAAGAAGCGGATGGAGAGAAACCTCAGACCTCACAGCTTTATGAAAACCAAAgtagagacagcagagacagagagttTTTGAAAACAGAAGCTGATGGAGAGGGCTGGAAAGCATCCTCAGCAGACAGAGACTTCAAGGCAGACAGTTATTTACATCCAGTTACTCCTGGTGAGACTTTAGACCTTTCTGAATCTGatactgatgacagtgctgattTTGAGGAGAGTGATGAACCTCAGGAAGGTTTAAATCATCTGCAAACCAAAGATGGAAGTGTAGGTGATTTGAAACTTTACACAGGAAATGCATCAGATAACTCTGAATGTGCTCCAGACTTTGATCAAAAGACACAGCAGAAGCAGCACCAAGGAGATAATCTACTGGGCTGTTCATTTTGTGGTAAAACATACCTGTGcaagaaaaatttaaaacaccACATGTTGCGTCATTCAGCAGAAAAACGTTTCAGCTGCTCAGTTTGTCAGAAAAGTTTTCTCTGGAAAGTAGAGATGGTGAGGCACATGAGagtccacacaggagagaaaccactGAGTTGTTCGGTTTGTGGTAAAAGTTTTTCTTGTCATGGAAATCTGAAAATACACTCCACTActcacacaggggagaaaccgtTTAGCTGTTCATTTTGTGGTAAAAGTTTTTCTCAACATGTAAGTCTGAGAAACCACTCTGTtatccacacaggggagaaaccgtTTAGTTGTTCGGTCTGTGGTAAAGGTTTTTCTCAACATAGCAGTCTAAAGAGACACTCTGttgtccacacaggggagaaacagTTTAGTTGTACAGTCTGTGGTAAAAGTTTTTCTCAACATGAGAGTCTTAGAAAGCACTCTGTcatccacacaggggagaaaccatttagttgttcagtttgtggAAAAAGTTTTTCTCAAAATGGAAGTCTGACATTGCACTCTCttgtccacacaggggagaaaccgtttagttgttcagtttgtggAAGAAGTTTTTCTCAAAATGGAAGTCTGAAGAGACATTCTGTCGTCCACACAAGGGAAACAGTTTAG
- the LOC121523826 gene encoding zinc finger protein 664-like, which translates to MEEVKNISGDILQVVVKDEEVLPEQQERSSSLDQEEPPEPAHIKEEQEELWISQEREQLQGAEEDDINAFTLTPTHVKSEEDDGEKLQSSQVDENRNVKSRDTEHLKIEADREDYEGSDRYFNLDSHLHPVTPDETSDLSESETDDSADWEESDEPQEGLNDLQNKNGTVSGMKPSAGNLSVSVSECAHSFGQKKQQKQHQGEERLSCSFCGKRFLCKKNLKQHMLRHSAEKRFSCSVCQKSFLWKVEMVRHMRVHTGEKPLSCSVCCKSFSSHAHLRQHSVVHTEEKRFSCSLCGKSFTCHGSLKTHSVVHTGEKPFSCSFCCKSFSQLGGLKRHSVVHTGEKRFSCSVCGKSFSRHENLRKHSVVHTGEKPFSCSVCGKSFTQNGSLTLHSLVHTGEKPFSCSVCSKSFSCRGSLRRHSVVHTGEKPFSCSVCGKSFSQHGSLKIHAVVHTRETIHSGC; encoded by the exons AtggaggaagtgaagaacaTCAGCGGAG ACATCCTGCAGGTGGTAGTGAAAGATGAAGAGGTTCTCCctgagcagcaggagaggagctCCAGTCTGGACCAGGAGGAGCCACCAGAACCAGCACATATcaaagaggaacaggaggaactCTGGATCAGTCAGGAGAGAGAACAGCTtcaaggagcagaggaggatgaTATCAACGCGTTCACATTGACTCCTACCCATGTGAAGAGTGAGGAAGATGATGGAGAGAAACTTCAGTCCTCACAGgttgatgaaaacagaaatgtaaagagcagagacacagagcaTTTGAAGATAGAAGCTGATAGGGAGGACTATGAAGGATCAGACCGATACTTTAATCTAGACAGTCATTTACATCCAGTTACTCCTGATGAGACTTCAGACCTATCTGAATCTGAAactgatgacagtgctgattGGGAGGAGAGTGATGAACCTCAAGAAGGTTTAAATGatctacaaaacaaaaatggaactGTAAGTGGTATGAAACCTAGCGCGGGAAATTTATCAGTCAGCGTGTCTGAATGTGCTCACAGCTTTGGACAAAAGAAACAGCAGAAGCAGCACCAAGGAGAGGAGCGACTGAGTTGTTCATTTTGTGGTAAAAGATTCCTGTgtaagaaaaatttaaaacaacatatGTTGCGTCATTCAGCAGAAAAACGTTTCAGCTGCTCAGTTTGTCAGAAAAGTTTTCTCTGGAAAGTAGAGATGGTGAGGCACATGAGagtccacacaggagagaaaccactGAGTTGTTCAGTTTGTTGTAAAAGTTTTTCCAGCCATGCACATCTAAGGCAACACTCTGTTGTCCACACAGAGGAGAAACGATTTAGTTGTTCACTTTGTGGTAAAAGTTTTACTTGTCATGGAAGTCTGAAAACACATTCTGTAGTCCACACAGGTGAGAAACCGTTTAGTTGCTCATTTTGTTGTAAAAGTTTTTCTCAACTTGGAGGACTGAAAAGACATTCTGTggtccacacaggggagaaacgatttagttgttcagtttgtggtaaaagtttTTCCCGACATGAAAATCTCCGAAAACATTCTGttgtccacacaggggagaaaccatttagttgttcagtttgtggtaaaagtttTACTCAAAATGGAAGTCTGACACTGCACTCTCTTGtgcacacaggggagaaaccgtTTAGTTGTTCAGTTTGTAGTAAAAGTTTCTCTTGCCGTGGAAGTCTGAGAAGACACTCTGttgtccacacaggggagaaaccatttagctgcTCGGTTTGTGGTAAAAGTTTTTCTCAACATGGAAGTCTGAAAATACATGCTGTTGTCCACACAAGGGAAACCATTCATTCGGGGTGTTAG